One window of the Microvirga mediterraneensis genome contains the following:
- a CDS encoding AzlD family protein, producing the protein MTLDTTTLLAILAMAVVTYFTRIAGLFVADRLVLTGRAKAAFDAIPPAVLVAVIAPTALTTGWAEALAAAITAVAAFRLPLLGTVAVGVVSVVALRSVL; encoded by the coding sequence ATGACGCTGGATACGACGACCCTGCTCGCCATCCTGGCCATGGCGGTCGTGACCTATTTCACCCGCATCGCGGGCCTGTTCGTGGCCGACCGCCTCGTGCTCACCGGCCGCGCCAAGGCCGCCTTCGACGCCATTCCCCCGGCCGTGCTGGTCGCCGTCATCGCCCCGACGGCGCTCACGACCGGCTGGGCGGAAGCCCTTGCGGCCGCCATCACGGCGGTGGCGGCCTTCAGGCTGCCGCTGCTCGGAACGGTCGCAGTCGGCGTAGTGTCCGTCGTGGCGCTGCGGAGCGTGCTTTAA
- a CDS encoding response regulator transcription factor, protein MRVLLIEDDPLIGRSLTRAFEGSGAAVDWARTGDDALAALSTSRYAIVLLDLGLPDKAGLDVLKEMRGGKDATPVLIVTARDDIETRVAGLDLGADDFIVKPFDFDELAARMRAVIRRHAGHATSQISSSEIVLDLAAHEVTYKGATQLLPAREFALLQALLERPGTILSRQQLEDALYGWGEEVESNAVDVLIHYIRRKFGNEIIRNVRGVGWMVMR, encoded by the coding sequence ATGCGGGTTCTGCTGATTGAAGACGATCCCTTGATCGGACGCAGTCTGACACGGGCTTTCGAGGGATCGGGAGCCGCGGTCGACTGGGCGCGGACGGGAGACGACGCGCTCGCCGCCCTGAGCACGAGCCGCTATGCCATCGTCCTGCTCGATCTCGGCTTGCCCGACAAGGCCGGCCTGGACGTGCTGAAGGAGATGCGCGGCGGCAAGGATGCGACGCCGGTGCTGATCGTCACGGCGCGCGACGACATCGAGACCCGCGTGGCCGGCCTGGATCTCGGGGCGGACGATTTCATCGTGAAGCCCTTCGACTTCGACGAGCTTGCGGCGCGGATGCGTGCGGTCATCCGCCGCCATGCGGGGCATGCGACATCGCAGATCAGCTCCTCCGAGATCGTCCTCGATCTCGCGGCCCACGAGGTCACCTACAAGGGCGCCACGCAGCTTCTTCCGGCGCGGGAATTCGCCCTCCTGCAGGCCCTGCTCGAACGGCCGGGAACGATCCTGTCGCGCCAGCAGCTCGAAGATGCGCTCTACGGCTGGGGCGAGGAGGTCGAAAGCAACGCGGTGGACGTGCTGATCCACTACATCCGCCGCAAATTCGGCAACGAGATCATCCGCAACGTCCGGGGCGTCGGGTGGATGGTGATGAGATGA
- a CDS encoding MarR family winged helix-turn-helix transcriptional regulator, with protein MSNPRDVPYETTHLVRDTCLCLHVQRAARTLSRLFDEALRPVGLTSGQFSLLNALNRPAPPSIAPVAQLLAMDRTTLTAALKPLERDGLVAIAKDPDDRRNRLLSLTGKGRRILASAIPIWRDLHGAIEAGMAGLEPDDLRGALTGLSKAKPTASASA; from the coding sequence ATGTCAAACCCCCGAGACGTTCCCTACGAGACAACCCATCTGGTGCGCGACACCTGCCTGTGCCTGCATGTCCAGCGCGCCGCCCGCACCCTGTCGCGCCTGTTCGACGAGGCGCTGCGGCCGGTGGGGCTCACGTCCGGGCAGTTCTCCCTGCTCAACGCTCTCAACCGTCCCGCGCCGCCCTCCATCGCTCCGGTGGCGCAACTTCTCGCCATGGACCGGACCACCCTGACCGCCGCCCTGAAACCGCTGGAGCGCGACGGCCTGGTGGCCATCGCCAAGGACCCCGACGACCGCCGCAACCGCCTCCTGAGCCTCACCGGGAAAGGCCGGAGAATCCTCGCTTCCGCCATCCCGATCTGGCGCGACCTCCACGGCGCCATCGAGGCCGGAATGGCAGGCCTCGAACCCGACGACCTGCGCGGCGCGCTGACGGGCCTTTCGAAAGCGAAGCCGACGGCTTCGGCTTCGGCGTGA
- a CDS encoding ATP-binding protein, with protein sequence MKHRNSLRKRLTVWFTALLILVGLLGGLGAYMAAQQDPDSLLDNQMREIAFNVVSSVDDLAQMPAPPLDADDMLVVQAWDTDGRLLKSFPSGLDLPRQEETGFANVHTPSGQWRSYTWVLDDGTIQVSQRTSVRRGLALMAALPAIVTTLLLIPISALLVRWLVGRILAPVDELARQLMARQPDSTRQLALSEVPDEIVPLIQAMNKALERVADMLASQRRFVSNAAHQLRTPLTALRIQASNLRHVANPAAAAEVLDDMDLGFRRMSALTSQLLALARAEAPLPEQIPQPVELADILQEAARGVAPLAESKSIALAFGPLPRVQVRAERHDLETIFSNLLDNAIRYTPPGGRIVVTAHGAAERVQVEIADTGPGLPDELLERVCDPFVRGTHDQEGTGLGLSIVKALAFRAGGRLSLSNRPDRGGLIAKVDLPAFAMS encoded by the coding sequence ATGAAGCACCGCAATTCGCTCCGCAAGCGCCTCACGGTCTGGTTCACCGCCTTGCTGATCCTCGTCGGACTGCTCGGAGGCCTGGGGGCCTACATGGCGGCCCAGCAGGACCCGGACAGTCTCCTCGACAATCAGATGCGGGAGATCGCGTTCAATGTGGTCAGCTCCGTGGACGACCTGGCGCAGATGCCCGCGCCGCCCCTCGATGCCGACGACATGCTCGTGGTCCAGGCATGGGATACCGACGGGCGTCTGCTCAAATCCTTTCCGTCGGGGCTCGACCTGCCGCGCCAGGAGGAAACCGGATTCGCCAATGTCCATACGCCCAGCGGGCAGTGGCGCAGCTACACCTGGGTGTTGGACGACGGCACCATCCAGGTTTCTCAAAGAACGAGCGTCCGCCGGGGCCTCGCCCTGATGGCAGCGTTGCCCGCGATCGTCACAACGCTGCTCCTCATTCCCATATCGGCCCTGCTGGTGCGCTGGCTCGTGGGCCGGATCCTCGCTCCGGTCGACGAGCTGGCTCGCCAGCTCATGGCCCGTCAACCGGACAGCACGCGGCAGCTCGCCCTATCGGAGGTGCCGGACGAAATCGTCCCGCTGATCCAGGCGATGAACAAGGCGCTCGAGCGGGTCGCGGACATGCTCGCATCGCAGCGGCGCTTCGTCTCCAACGCGGCTCACCAGCTGCGCACGCCTCTCACGGCCCTTCGGATCCAGGCGAGCAATCTGCGTCATGTCGCCAACCCTGCGGCGGCGGCCGAAGTTCTCGACGACATGGATCTCGGGTTCCGGCGGATGTCGGCTCTGACGAGCCAGCTCCTCGCCCTGGCGCGGGCCGAGGCACCCTTGCCGGAGCAGATTCCGCAGCCGGTGGAGCTGGCCGATATCCTGCAGGAGGCTGCGCGCGGCGTCGCGCCACTGGCCGAAAGCAAGTCCATCGCACTCGCGTTCGGGCCTTTGCCGAGGGTGCAGGTGCGCGCCGAGCGGCACGATCTCGAGACGATCTTCTCCAACCTTCTCGACAACGCCATCCGCTACACGCCTCCAGGCGGGCGGATCGTCGTCACGGCGCATGGTGCGGCGGAGCGGGTGCAGGTCGAGATCGCCGATACCGGTCCCGGGCTTCCCGACGAGCTGCTCGAACGGGTGTGCGATCCCTTCGTACGGGGAACTCACGATCAGGAAGGAACGGGCCTCGGTCTTTCCATCGTCAAGGCCCTCGCGTTCCGAGCCGGAGGGCGCCTTTCGCTCAGCAACAGGCCTGATCGCGGCGGCCTCATCGCAAAGGTCGATCTGCCCGCCTTCGCGATGTCCTAG
- the recN gene encoding DNA repair protein RecN, giving the protein MLIQLTIRDIVLIDRLELHFHEGLSVLTGETGAGKSILLDAFALALGGRGDGSLVRHGEAQGQVTAVFDCPLDHPARRIAADADIDVEGDLILRRVQVADGRTRAFVNDQPVSVQVLKAIGATLVEIHGQHDDRALVDPATHRAILDAFGGLSDEIQAVGDASRRVREARHALHEHRNRIEKARKEADFLRHAVEELTKLNPLAGEEETLAGRRGVMMQSEKVAQDLNEAYEVVAGNTSPVSELSAAVRKLERRGAQAPSLVEPSVKALDAALVAIDEAREALEEAIRATEYDPRELEQTEERLFALRAAARKYDVPADELAALRTRFEDDVAAIDAGEEQLGGLEKALKEADAAYVKAAKALSSGRKKAAQALDTAVQAELPPLKLERARFITDIQIDETSRDPSGFERVEFWAQTNPGTRPGPLMKVASGGELSRFMLALKVVLADKGSAPTLVFDEIDTGVGGAVADAIGQRLARLAGKVQVMAVTHAPQVAAKAGSHFLIAKEGVRGAEDRVATRVIPLEATPRREEIARMLAGATITEEARAAAARLLEAATR; this is encoded by the coding sequence ATGCTCATCCAGCTGACGATCCGCGATATCGTCCTCATCGACAGGCTTGAGCTGCACTTCCATGAGGGGCTGAGCGTCCTCACGGGCGAGACGGGCGCAGGCAAATCCATCCTGCTCGATGCCTTCGCCCTGGCCCTCGGCGGCCGCGGCGACGGCTCTCTCGTGCGCCATGGCGAAGCCCAGGGCCAGGTGACGGCCGTCTTCGACTGCCCCCTCGATCATCCGGCCCGCCGCATCGCGGCCGATGCGGATATCGACGTCGAGGGCGACCTGATCCTGCGCAGGGTCCAGGTGGCGGACGGGCGCACACGCGCCTTCGTCAACGACCAGCCCGTCAGCGTGCAGGTGCTCAAGGCCATCGGCGCGACCCTGGTCGAGATCCACGGCCAGCACGACGACCGCGCCCTGGTCGATCCGGCCACGCACCGGGCGATCCTCGATGCCTTCGGGGGCCTGTCGGATGAAATCCAGGCCGTGGGCGATGCCTCGCGGCGGGTTCGCGAAGCGCGGCATGCCTTGCACGAGCACCGCAACCGGATCGAGAAGGCCCGCAAGGAGGCTGATTTCCTGCGCCACGCGGTGGAGGAGCTGACAAAGCTCAATCCATTGGCCGGGGAGGAGGAGACGCTCGCCGGGCGCCGGGGCGTCATGATGCAGTCGGAGAAGGTGGCCCAGGACCTCAATGAAGCCTATGAGGTCGTCGCCGGCAACACGTCCCCGGTCAGCGAACTCTCGGCGGCCGTGCGCAAGCTGGAGCGCCGCGGGGCCCAGGCGCCGTCGCTCGTGGAGCCCAGCGTCAAGGCCCTGGATGCTGCGCTCGTCGCCATCGACGAGGCGAGGGAAGCCCTGGAGGAGGCCATCCGCGCCACCGAATACGACCCGCGCGAGCTGGAGCAGACGGAGGAACGCCTCTTTGCCTTGCGCGCCGCTGCCCGCAAATACGACGTTCCGGCGGATGAGCTCGCAGCCCTGCGGACGCGTTTCGAGGACGATGTCGCCGCCATCGATGCCGGTGAGGAGCAGCTCGGCGGCCTGGAGAAGGCCCTCAAGGAAGCCGACGCGGCCTATGTGAAGGCCGCGAAGGCGCTCTCCTCGGGCCGGAAGAAGGCCGCGCAGGCGCTCGATACCGCCGTTCAGGCGGAGTTGCCGCCTCTCAAGCTGGAGCGGGCCCGGTTCATCACGGACATCCAAATCGACGAGACCAGCCGCGATCCCAGCGGTTTCGAGCGCGTCGAGTTCTGGGCGCAGACAAATCCCGGCACCCGTCCGGGCCCCCTGATGAAGGTGGCTTCCGGAGGCGAATTGTCCCGCTTCATGCTGGCCCTCAAGGTCGTCCTAGCCGACAAGGGTTCGGCCCCGACCCTGGTCTTCGACGAGATCGACACCGGCGTCGGCGGCGCGGTGGCGGATGCCATCGGCCAACGCCTCGCGCGTCTCGCAGGCAAGGTGCAGGTCATGGCCGTGACCCATGCGCCGCAGGTCGCGGCAAAGGCCGGCAGCCATTTCCTCATCGCCAAGGAGGGCGTGCGCGGCGCCGAGGACCGGGTCGCGACCCGCGTGATCCCGCTCGAAGCCACGCCACGCCGCGAGGAGATCGCCCGGATGCTCGCCGGCGCGACCATCACCGAGGAAGCTCGCGCGGCCGCCGCGCGGCTGCTCGAAGCGGCAACGCGTTAA
- a CDS encoding AraC family transcriptional regulator, producing MTVIAPEVSLDPELVGAGDVTHFWRVPRYRGLDCLRATFRRHAYARHSHDTYAIAAVLAGCETFFHRGEQHYVPAGCVAVVCPDEIHDGEPYGGGFEYRTFYPSPELMQEIAEDVAGRPLSRPPWFPRSVINDPALFQAQVRLHACLCRDESWSSEMEQDTRLIDFLSRLIARWADLDALPTLRYGSKGILRARDYLDAHMSEEADLADLATMAGLSRSHFIRAFAKETGLTPHAYLLDRRFRAATKLLSQGQAPGDVAAACGFFDQSHLNRIFKARMGVTPGAYRAA from the coding sequence ATGACGGTGATCGCCCCCGAGGTCTCGCTCGATCCGGAACTGGTCGGAGCGGGTGACGTGACGCATTTCTGGCGTGTGCCGCGCTATCGCGGCCTCGACTGCCTGCGCGCGACCTTCCGGCGTCACGCCTATGCCCGGCACAGCCACGACACCTATGCCATCGCGGCGGTTCTGGCGGGCTGCGAGACCTTCTTTCATCGCGGCGAGCAGCATTATGTACCGGCGGGCTGCGTCGCCGTCGTCTGCCCGGACGAGATCCATGACGGCGAGCCCTATGGCGGTGGGTTCGAGTACCGGACGTTCTATCCCTCGCCGGAGCTGATGCAGGAGATCGCCGAGGACGTGGCAGGGCGTCCGCTCTCCCGCCCGCCCTGGTTCCCGCGTTCGGTGATCAACGATCCCGCCTTGTTTCAGGCCCAGGTCCGGCTCCATGCCTGCCTCTGCCGGGACGAAAGCTGGTCCTCCGAGATGGAACAGGACACCCGGCTCATCGATTTCCTGAGCCGCCTGATCGCCCGCTGGGCCGATCTCGATGCCCTGCCGACCCTGCGCTACGGCTCGAAGGGCATCCTGCGGGCGCGGGACTATCTCGACGCCCATATGAGCGAGGAGGCAGACCTGGCCGATCTCGCCACCATGGCCGGGCTGTCCCGCAGCCATTTCATCCGCGCCTTCGCCAAGGAAACGGGACTGACGCCCCATGCCTACCTGCTCGACCGGCGCTTCCGCGCGGCCACGAAACTGCTGAGCCAGGGGCAGGCCCCGGGCGACGTGGCGGCGGCCTGCGGGTTTTTCGACCAGAGCCATCTCAACCGCATCTTCAAGGCCCGCATGGGCGTGACGCCTGGGGCCTACCGCGCGGCCTAG
- a CDS encoding DUF1428 domain-containing protein, which yields MKYVDGFVLAVPADKKDEYRKLSAEAAPLFKEFGATRMVECWGDDVPNGKVTDFRRAVDAKDNETVVFSWIEYPSKDVRDVANQKMMSDPRMQAMGEMMPFDGKRMIFGGFMPILDV from the coding sequence ATGAAGTATGTCGATGGCTTCGTGCTTGCCGTGCCGGCGGACAAGAAGGACGAATACCGCAAGCTCTCCGCCGAGGCCGCGCCCCTGTTCAAGGAATTCGGCGCGACCCGCATGGTCGAGTGCTGGGGCGACGACGTGCCGAACGGCAAGGTCACGGATTTCCGCCGCGCCGTGGACGCCAAGGACAATGAGACCGTGGTGTTCAGCTGGATCGAGTATCCATCGAAGGACGTCCGGGATGTGGCCAACCAGAAAATGATGAGCGATCCGCGCATGCAGGCCATGGGCGAGATGATGCCCTTCGATGGCAAGCGCATGATCTTCGGCGGCTTCATGCCGATCCTCGACGTCTGA
- the ligA gene encoding NAD-dependent DNA ligase LigA: MPPRSTSSETPVDHLTPDEARIEHERLGAEIREHDRRYYEEDAPSVSDAEYDALRKRYEALEDQFPELKTPESLTQKVGSKVSEKFGKIRHRVPMLSLANGFADEEVEEFVERIRRFLQWKADAPLAFTAEPKIDGLSLSLRYEGGRLVSAATRGDGAVGEDVTNNARTVGDIPHRLKGSSVPETLEVRGEVYLSHEDFAAINARQEAAGKALFANPRNAAAGSLRQLDSSITASRPLRFFAYAWGDVSEMPADTQHGMMECFRSFGLKVNPLTRRCTSVAEMLEHYHAIETDRANLGYDIDGVVYKVDDLNLQQRLGFVSRSPRWALAHKFPAQKAVTVLEGIEINVGRTGSLNPIARLKPVTVGGVVVSNATLHNEDYIKGIGGNGEKIRNGVDIRIGDTVIINRAGDVIPKVLDVVLEKRPADAKPYEFPTTCPACGSHAVREVNPRTGKEDAVRRCTGGLICPAQARERLKHFVSRNAFDIEGMGEQRIDEFYEEGLVQRPQDIFTLQARNARSLKRLENREGWGETSARNLFAAIEARRSIALNRLIFALGIPHVGETSARLLARHFGTFEHLRETAKAAADPASEAHAELTAIGGIGPVVAEAIVEFFKEQHNEEMLDALLAEVTVEAMEAPAAANSPVAGKTVVFTGSLEQMTREEAKAMAERLGAKVAGSVSKKTDIVVAGPGAGSKLAKAAELGLQVMDEDGWFALVGRK, from the coding sequence ATGCCCCCACGCAGCACATCCTCCGAGACACCCGTCGACCACCTGACGCCCGACGAGGCGCGGATCGAGCACGAGAGGCTCGGTGCCGAAATCAGGGAGCATGACAGGCGCTATTACGAAGAGGATGCGCCGAGCGTCTCGGATGCCGAGTACGACGCCCTGCGCAAGCGCTACGAGGCGCTGGAGGACCAGTTCCCCGAGCTGAAGACCCCTGAGAGCCTGACCCAGAAGGTCGGCTCCAAGGTGTCGGAGAAGTTCGGGAAGATCCGCCACCGCGTGCCGATGCTCTCGCTCGCCAACGGCTTCGCCGACGAGGAGGTGGAGGAATTCGTCGAGCGCATTCGCCGCTTCCTGCAATGGAAGGCCGATGCGCCGCTCGCCTTCACGGCCGAGCCGAAGATCGACGGCCTGTCCTTGAGCCTGCGCTATGAGGGCGGCAGGCTCGTGTCCGCCGCGACCCGAGGCGACGGCGCGGTGGGCGAGGACGTGACCAACAACGCTCGCACGGTGGGCGACATCCCGCACCGGCTTAAAGGATCGAGCGTTCCCGAGACCTTGGAGGTTCGCGGCGAGGTGTATCTCTCGCACGAGGATTTCGCCGCCATCAACGCGCGCCAGGAGGCCGCCGGAAAGGCGCTCTTCGCCAATCCGCGCAATGCGGCGGCGGGCAGCCTGCGCCAGCTCGATTCCTCGATCACCGCCTCGCGCCCCTTGCGCTTCTTCGCCTATGCCTGGGGCGACGTGAGCGAGATGCCGGCGGATACGCAACACGGCATGATGGAGTGCTTCCGGAGCTTCGGACTCAAGGTCAATCCGCTCACCCGCCGCTGCACGAGCGTCGCGGAGATGCTGGAGCATTATCACGCCATCGAGACCGATCGCGCCAATCTCGGCTACGACATCGACGGCGTCGTCTACAAGGTCGACGACCTGAACCTCCAGCAGCGCCTCGGCTTCGTGTCGCGCTCGCCGCGCTGGGCGCTCGCGCACAAATTCCCGGCGCAGAAAGCCGTCACGGTGCTGGAAGGCATCGAGATCAATGTCGGCCGCACCGGCTCGCTCAATCCCATCGCGCGCCTGAAGCCCGTCACCGTGGGCGGCGTCGTCGTGTCCAACGCGACCCTGCACAATGAGGATTACATCAAGGGCATCGGCGGCAACGGCGAGAAGATCCGCAATGGCGTCGACATCCGCATCGGCGACACGGTGATCATCAACCGGGCCGGCGACGTGATCCCGAAGGTGCTCGACGTGGTGCTGGAGAAGAGGCCCGCCGATGCGAAGCCTTATGAATTTCCGACCACATGTCCGGCCTGCGGCAGCCACGCGGTGCGCGAGGTCAATCCGCGCACGGGCAAGGAGGATGCGGTGCGCCGCTGCACCGGCGGCCTCATCTGCCCGGCCCAGGCCCGCGAGCGCCTGAAGCATTTCGTGTCGCGCAACGCCTTCGACATCGAGGGCATGGGAGAGCAGCGCATCGACGAATTCTACGAGGAAGGTCTCGTCCAGCGCCCGCAGGACATCTTCACCCTGCAGGCGCGCAATGCACGGAGCCTCAAGCGCCTGGAGAACCGGGAAGGGTGGGGCGAGACGAGCGCGAGGAATCTCTTCGCCGCCATCGAGGCACGCCGCTCGATCGCCCTGAACCGCCTCATCTTCGCCCTCGGCATTCCGCATGTCGGCGAGACATCGGCGCGGCTGCTCGCGCGCCATTTCGGCACTTTCGAGCACCTGCGCGAAACCGCGAAGGCGGCCGCCGATCCCGCGTCGGAGGCCCACGCGGAGTTGACCGCCATCGGCGGCATCGGGCCGGTGGTGGCGGAAGCCATCGTCGAGTTCTTCAAGGAACAGCACAACGAGGAGATGCTCGACGCGCTCCTCGCCGAGGTTACGGTCGAGGCGATGGAAGCGCCCGCTGCCGCGAACTCGCCCGTGGCAGGCAAGACCGTCGTGTTCACGGGCTCGCTCGAGCAGATGACCCGCGAGGAGGCGAAGGCCATGGCCGAACGGCTCGGGGCCAAGGTGGCCGGCTCGGTGTCGAAGAAGACGGACATCGTGGTGGCGGGGCCGGGCGCCGGTTCCAAGCTCGCCAAGGCGGCCGAGCTCGGCCTCCAGGTCATGGACGAGGACGGCTGGTTCGCCCTCGTCGGGCGAAAGTGA
- a CDS encoding ion channel — translation METMIATIALTFTPLMLTVVVHYEALSGLSRILQKSTIQSRPKVLVVVFGVITAHFTEITIYALTYWIADAGLNIGDFGGNRAVNFADYLFFSAETFSTLGIGDIFPLGMMRLIASLESLNGIVLIGWSTSFTYLTMSHYWAGNSLE, via the coding sequence ATGGAAACAATGATTGCCACGATCGCCCTGACGTTCACTCCCCTGATGCTGACCGTCGTCGTCCATTACGAAGCGCTCAGCGGTCTCTCGAGGATATTGCAGAAGTCGACGATCCAATCGCGCCCGAAGGTTCTCGTCGTGGTGTTCGGCGTCATCACGGCGCATTTCACGGAAATCACCATTTATGCGCTGACATACTGGATCGCCGATGCAGGCCTGAACATCGGCGATTTCGGCGGCAACAGGGCCGTCAATTTCGCCGATTACCTGTTCTTTTCAGCGGAAACCTTCAGTACGCTCGGCATCGGGGACATCTTCCCACTCGGGATGATGCGCCTGATCGCCAGCCTTGAATCCCTGAACGGCATCGTTCTCATCGGATGGTCGACGTCGTTCACGTATCTGACCATGTCCCATTACTGGGCGGGCAATTCACTCGAATGA
- a CDS encoding glutathione S-transferase family protein, with the protein MNIHVSAFRWVPPFAQGYVRDLRVRWALEEAGLPYEATLIDPDVQASEAYREWQPFGQVPAFRDDAVEIFESGAIVLYLAARSEALAPADEAGRARMMTWVISALNSIEPFVQNLVQLDVFHAGEAWTVERRPQAEAMLCKHLAALGAWLGEREFLEDRFTAGDLMMTMVLRELANTGLLERYANLGAYVRRCTDRPAFRRALEAQLKPFRENEPTAI; encoded by the coding sequence ATGAATATCCATGTTTCGGCCTTCCGGTGGGTGCCGCCCTTCGCGCAGGGCTATGTCCGTGATCTGCGCGTGCGATGGGCTCTCGAGGAAGCGGGGCTTCCCTATGAGGCGACGCTGATCGACCCGGACGTCCAGGCCTCGGAGGCCTACCGGGAATGGCAGCCTTTCGGCCAGGTGCCCGCCTTCAGGGACGACGCGGTCGAGATCTTCGAATCCGGAGCGATCGTGCTGTATCTCGCCGCGCGATCCGAGGCCCTCGCCCCTGCCGACGAGGCAGGCCGCGCCCGGATGATGACCTGGGTGATCTCCGCCCTGAACTCGATCGAGCCGTTCGTGCAGAACCTGGTGCAGCTCGATGTCTTCCATGCCGGCGAGGCATGGACGGTGGAACGCCGACCGCAGGCCGAGGCCATGCTGTGCAAGCACCTCGCCGCCCTCGGGGCATGGCTGGGCGAGCGGGAGTTTCTCGAAGACCGCTTCACGGCCGGCGACCTGATGATGACCATGGTCCTGCGCGAGCTTGCCAATACGGGACTGCTGGAGCGCTATGCCAATCTGGGAGCCTATGTGCGCCGATGCACCGACCGCCCCGCCTTCCGGCGGGCCCTGGAGGCCCAGTTGAAGCCCTTCCGGGAGAACGAACCGACGGCGATCTAA
- a CDS encoding VOC family protein, translated as MANHHGDFLWYELLTSDADAAAHFYGAVIGWQTRAAEGSDRDYRIFGIDNEDVGGLMALPASAERAGMRPTWLGYVAVDDVDATADAIVRAGGKQHMPPADIPGVGRFAMLADPQGVTFYVMRGARDGTSTAFDQSQFAHCNWNELATSDPAAALAFYKAQFGWEKGDAMPMGEMGEYRFINHRGQTIGAVMRRVPDGPPPAWTFYFSVEDIDVAAKAVTGNGGTIHYGPAEVPGSVFIIVASDPQGAMFGLVGPRKA; from the coding sequence ATGGCCAATCATCACGGCGACTTCCTCTGGTATGAACTCCTGACGAGCGATGCCGACGCGGCCGCGCATTTCTACGGCGCGGTGATCGGATGGCAGACCCGGGCGGCGGAAGGCTCCGATCGCGATTACAGGATCTTCGGAATCGACAACGAGGACGTCGGCGGGCTGATGGCCCTGCCGGCGAGCGCCGAACGTGCGGGCATGCGCCCCACATGGCTCGGCTATGTGGCGGTCGACGACGTCGACGCGACGGCGGACGCAATCGTCAGGGCGGGCGGCAAGCAGCACATGCCGCCCGCCGACATTCCCGGCGTGGGACGCTTCGCGATGCTCGCGGATCCGCAGGGCGTCACCTTCTACGTGATGCGCGGTGCAAGGGACGGGACGAGCACGGCCTTCGACCAAAGCCAGTTCGCCCATTGCAACTGGAACGAACTCGCCACCTCGGACCCGGCGGCGGCGCTCGCGTTCTACAAGGCCCAGTTCGGCTGGGAGAAGGGCGACGCGATGCCGATGGGCGAGATGGGCGAATACAGGTTCATCAACCATCGCGGACAGACCATCGGCGCCGTGATGAGGCGCGTGCCCGACGGCCCTCCTCCGGCCTGGACCTTCTACTTCAGCGTCGAGGACATCGATGTTGCCGCGAAGGCCGTAACGGGCAACGGCGGCACCATCCATTACGGACCGGCCGAAGTGCCGGGCAGCGTCTTCATCATCGTCGCCAGCGATCCGCAGGGGGCCATGTTCGGCCTCGTCGGCCCGCGCAAGGCGTGA
- a CDS encoding AzlC family ABC transporter permease: protein MDQPNPFTADYRREIRAGLRDIAPVVVAAIPISLLFGAVASAKGLSPLEVTFMSALVFAGGAQFAAIETWIHPAPILTLAFATLLINARHVLMGASLAPKVQMSRVQTFLSFFFLTDEAWALSERRALDRPVTGAYWAAMGIALWANWTFFSSLGAVLGSFLGDPARIGADFAFTALFIGLVAGFGRSRVTLVTVGVSAGVAALVHHFIGAPWHVASGALAGIAAAYLAAPEEARS from the coding sequence ATGGATCAACCGAACCCCTTCACCGCAGATTACCGCCGCGAAATCCGGGCGGGCCTTCGCGACATCGCCCCGGTGGTCGTAGCGGCGATTCCCATCAGCCTGCTCTTCGGCGCGGTGGCCTCGGCCAAGGGGCTGTCGCCGCTGGAGGTCACATTCATGTCGGCCCTGGTGTTCGCCGGCGGGGCCCAGTTCGCCGCCATCGAGACCTGGATCCACCCCGCGCCGATCTTGACGCTGGCCTTCGCGACGCTGCTGATCAATGCGCGCCATGTGCTGATGGGAGCGTCCCTGGCGCCCAAGGTGCAGATGTCGCGGGTCCAGACGTTCCTGTCCTTCTTCTTCCTGACGGACGAGGCCTGGGCTCTGTCCGAGCGCCGGGCCCTGGACCGTCCGGTGACGGGGGCCTATTGGGCCGCCATGGGCATTGCCCTGTGGGCCAACTGGACATTCTTCTCCAGCCTCGGGGCCGTCCTCGGCTCGTTCCTCGGCGACCCGGCGCGCATCGGCGCCGACTTCGCCTTCACGGCCCTGTTCATCGGCCTCGTGGCAGGCTTCGGGCGCAGCCGGGTGACGCTGGTCACCGTGGGCGTCAGCGCCGGTGTCGCGGCCCTCGTTCATCACTTCATCGGTGCGCCCTGGCATGTGGCCTCGGGCGCATTGGCGGGTATCGCCGCCGCCTATCTGGCCGCTCCCGAGGAGGCGCGCTCATGA